A stretch of Deltaproteobacteria bacterium DNA encodes these proteins:
- a CDS encoding LPS-assembly protein LptD, which translates to MRRCFAILCATVLFAATAMAADGSIRIRAASMAARSDGTLVAEGGVTIVGQGITAHADRMTYDPARSFLSLSGNVLLEDRSGGKSTGDTMDLDLGTMEGGIKGGEIILEPTGYRIRGESIRRLAPDEYEVKKGTLTSCPGDCPDWSLTASKIRVKKEGYLTARNVTFRLAGIPVFYSPYLVYPVKAGRQTGFLLPEVGFTDARGWEAYFPFFATLGQSADLTLTPETFSRDRMGLNGEFRYLLPYGGGGRWSGFAIGDRGDGGDTGRYFVSGSHALAILPGFWMRGRWYDAGNFNTPADFGATFDQRNPGLVDRHISLDFEGGGISLWAGLSDLAPNGATVRTGPTLGRAEAGAAIGPISYGAGTAALSMDVTRFKGGDERFLITPRLSADWDGPGGLAGRLSGEWTGSAEIEGSSSDSMAVVTLEERLALSRSFSWGLHRLDISLLGGVADGYSFATTGSRDGLDAGRESSVVAGHIRSRINAGALNWDLQAGVLRDFHQEESVVFGRTSLRRGPWFLGGTWNRDAKYGLILPIASSVSTQSHGWTVETGYETDRLMLRVTRNEADGSPGVLSGSYRVSLGAFRVSGTAQYDLDAEDISDDTRTITYGATCWELSLTQSRNRGGTRWKLNAAIRY; encoded by the coding sequence GTGAGAAGGTGTTTCGCAATCCTCTGTGCAACTGTCCTCTTTGCCGCGACAGCTATGGCCGCCGACGGATCCATCCGTATCCGGGCTGCCTCCATGGCGGCCAGGTCCGACGGGACGCTTGTGGCTGAGGGGGGAGTAACAATTGTGGGCCAGGGGATTACCGCTCACGCGGACAGGATGACATATGATCCAGCCAGATCCTTCTTAAGCCTTTCGGGCAATGTTCTGCTTGAGGATCGTAGCGGGGGGAAGTCGACCGGCGATACCATGGACCTTGATCTTGGAACCATGGAGGGGGGGATCAAGGGAGGGGAAATCATTCTGGAACCGACCGGCTACCGGATCAGGGGGGAAAGCATCAGGCGTCTCGCGCCGGATGAGTACGAGGTGAAAAAGGGAACCCTTACCTCCTGCCCGGGAGACTGTCCGGACTGGTCCCTGACCGCCTCGAAAATCCGGGTTAAAAAAGAGGGCTATCTGACGGCGAGAAACGTCACTTTTCGCCTGGCGGGTATCCCTGTCTTCTATTCGCCGTACCTGGTATATCCCGTCAAGGCCGGGAGACAGACGGGGTTCCTTCTGCCGGAGGTGGGGTTTACCGATGCCCGCGGATGGGAGGCATATTTTCCATTTTTTGCCACCTTGGGGCAATCGGCCGACCTGACCTTGACCCCGGAGACCTTCAGCCGGGACCGGATGGGTCTGAATGGTGAATTCCGATATCTACTGCCCTATGGCGGGGGCGGCAGGTGGTCGGGTTTTGCCATCGGAGATAGGGGAGATGGCGGCGACACCGGTCGATATTTCGTTTCGGGAAGCCATGCTCTCGCCATCCTCCCTGGTTTCTGGATGAGGGGAAGGTGGTATGATGCAGGAAATTTCAACACCCCAGCCGATTTCGGAGCGACCTTCGATCAGCGCAACCCCGGTCTCGTAGACAGGCACATCAGCCTCGATTTCGAGGGGGGTGGAATATCCCTTTGGGCCGGGCTGTCGGATCTTGCTCCCAATGGCGCCACGGTGCGAACCGGTCCGACCCTCGGGAGAGCGGAGGCGGGCGCCGCGATCGGCCCCATCTCGTACGGCGCCGGGACAGCCGCCCTTTCCATGGACGTTACCCGGTTCAAGGGCGGTGACGAACGTTTTCTCATAACCCCGCGGTTGTCCGCCGACTGGGACGGCCCCGGGGGCCTTGCGGGGCGTCTTTCGGGGGAGTGGACGGGTTCGGCTGAGATCGAGGGGTCATCGTCCGATTCCATGGCTGTCGTAACACTGGAGGAAAGGCTCGCTCTCTCCCGATCCTTTTCCTGGGGTCTGCATCGCCTGGATATCTCTCTCCTTGGAGGTGTGGCGGACGGGTATTCCTTTGCCACGACCGGCAGCAGAGACGGACTTGACGCCGGCCGGGAGAGCTCTGTGGTGGCGGGACATATCCGGAGCCGAATTAACGCAGGCGCCCTGAACTGGGACCTCCAGGCGGGGGTGTTAAGAGACTTCCATCAGGAGGAGTCCGTTGTTTTCGGCAGAACTTCCCTGCGTCGTGGACCGTGGTTTCTCGGGGGAACCTGGAACCGCGACGCAAAATACGGGCTTATCCTTCCCATCGCGTCGTCCGTGTCTACGCAGAGCCATGGGTGGACCGTGGAGACCGGCTACGAGACGGACCGGCTGATGTTGAGGGTAACGCGCAATGAAGCGGATGGGTCGCCGGGTGTCCTGTCCGGGTCTTACCGCGTTTCACTGGGGGCATTCAGAGTGTCCGGTACTGCACAGTACGACCTGGACGCCGAAGATATCTCTGACGATACTCGGACGATTACATACGGGGCCACATGCTGGGAACTGTCCCTGACCCAGAGCCGTAACAGGGGCGGAACCAGGTGGAAACTCAACGCCGCGATAAGGTATTGA
- a CDS encoding TrpB-like pyridoxal phosphate-dependent enzyme: MAKKIQLSEKEMPKAWYNIVPDLPNLPDPPLNPGTGQPIGPEDLAPIFPMGLIEQEVSQERWIPIPDEVLDIYRLWRPSPLYRAIRLEEALGTPARIYYKYEGGSPAGSHKPNTAIPQAYYNRKEGVRRLATETGAGQWGSALSLACQFFGLECTVYMVKVSYHQKPYRRSMMQVWGGEVIPSPSDRTNAGRGILEKNPESLGSLGIAISEAVEDAATRDDTKYALGSVLNHVLIHQSIIGLEVKEQLKKVNEKPDVLIGCCGGGSNFAGLAFPFMPEKLAGEQIRFLAVEPTSCPTLTKGTYAYDFGDTAKMTPMMPMYTLGHDFVPPGIHAGGLRYHGDSALVSILHRDGIIDAVAYTQNPVFEAAATFARTEGIIPAPESSHAIKAAIDEAIRFKEEGKEGVIVFNLSGHGHFDMGAYDSYFAGKLEDYTYPSEKIADSLKNLPKVR, encoded by the coding sequence ATCGCCAAAAAAATTCAGCTAAGCGAAAAGGAGATGCCCAAGGCCTGGTACAATATCGTTCCGGATCTTCCCAACCTCCCGGACCCACCTCTCAATCCCGGTACCGGGCAGCCTATCGGGCCCGAGGACCTGGCACCCATTTTCCCTATGGGACTTATTGAGCAGGAGGTCTCCCAGGAAAGATGGATACCGATCCCCGATGAGGTGCTGGACATCTATCGTCTCTGGCGTCCTTCCCCTCTTTATCGCGCGATCCGTCTGGAAGAGGCGCTGGGTACTCCAGCCAGGATATACTACAAGTACGAGGGGGGGAGTCCTGCGGGAAGCCACAAGCCCAACACCGCCATACCCCAGGCCTATTACAACAGGAAGGAGGGCGTCAGACGCCTGGCCACGGAAACCGGCGCCGGCCAATGGGGCAGCGCTCTTTCTCTCGCATGTCAGTTCTTCGGTCTCGAGTGCACCGTTTACATGGTCAAGGTGAGCTACCATCAGAAACCCTACCGTCGGTCCATGATGCAGGTTTGGGGCGGGGAGGTCATCCCCAGTCCCAGCGACCGGACCAATGCGGGCCGGGGTATCCTCGAGAAGAATCCGGAGTCCCTTGGCAGCCTCGGCATTGCCATCAGCGAGGCAGTGGAGGACGCCGCCACCAGGGATGACACCAAGTATGCCCTTGGAAGCGTACTTAACCACGTCCTGATCCACCAGTCCATTATCGGACTTGAGGTCAAGGAGCAGCTCAAGAAGGTGAACGAGAAACCCGATGTGCTCATCGGGTGCTGCGGAGGCGGCAGCAATTTCGCCGGACTCGCCTTTCCATTCATGCCCGAGAAGTTGGCTGGAGAACAGATCCGGTTCCTCGCGGTGGAGCCCACCTCCTGTCCTACCCTCACCAAAGGCACCTATGCCTATGATTTTGGCGACACCGCAAAAATGACGCCCATGATGCCCATGTATACCCTCGGCCACGATTTCGTTCCTCCGGGGATTCACGCCGGCGGCCTGAGGTACCATGGGGATTCCGCCCTTGTCAGCATCCTGCACAGGGACGGCATAATCGATGCGGTCGCCTATACGCAGAACCCGGTTTTCGAGGCCGCTGCGACCTTTGCCAGGACAGAAGGAATCATCCCCGCTCCCGAATCCTCCCACGCCATAAAGGCCGCCATCGACGAGGCGATCCGGTTCAAGGAGGAGGGCAAGGAGGGGGTCATCGTGTTCAATCTCAGCGGACACGGCCACTTCGACATGGGGGCCTACGACTCCTATTTCGCCGGCAAGCTCGAGGATTACACCTATCCATCCGAGAAGATTGCCGATTCCCTGAAGAATCTCCCAAAGGTTAGGTAG
- the rplQ gene encoding 50S ribosomal protein L17 encodes MRHQKSGKKLGRTSAHRKALLRNMVTSLLKHERIVTTAVKAKEIGRLAERMITLGKRGTLHTRRQAIAFIESGEVVKRVFSVYAERYRDRDGGYTRVIKLEPRAGDNAPMAIIELVDRPIETKDSDKKKAKSDTKKAKSDTKKTKPDTKKAKPDAKKGKPAAEKTKSEDKKEKPGKKASEKKTTASKKPATAAAKKKTEVPKEEKE; translated from the coding sequence ATGCGGCATCAAAAGTCTGGAAAGAAGCTCGGGAGGACGTCGGCTCACAGGAAGGCGCTCTTAAGGAATATGGTGACGTCCCTTCTGAAGCATGAGCGGATTGTTACAACCGCGGTGAAGGCCAAAGAGATCGGGCGGTTGGCGGAAAGGATGATAACCCTTGGAAAGAGGGGTACCCTTCACACCCGGAGGCAGGCCATCGCATTTATCGAAAGCGGCGAGGTGGTCAAGAGGGTTTTTTCCGTCTATGCTGAAAGGTATCGAGACAGGGATGGCGGCTACACCCGGGTGATTAAGCTCGAGCCTAGAGCCGGCGACAACGCTCCCATGGCAATTATAGAGCTGGTGGATCGTCCCATCGAAACCAAGGATTCCGACAAGAAGAAGGCCAAGTCCGACACCAAGAAGGCCAAGTCCGACACCAAAAAGACCAAGCCCGACACCAAAAAGGCTAAACCCGACGCCAAGAAGGGCAAACCGGCTGCTGAAAAAACCAAATCCGAGGATAAGAAAGAGAAACCCGGGAAGAAAGCCTCCGAGAAAAAGACAACGGCATCAAAAAAACCTGCGACGGCCGCAGCCAAAAAGAAGACCGAGGTTCCCAAGGAGGAGAAGGAATAG
- a CDS encoding ATP-binding cassette domain-containing protein, producing MPYLSIKDLCYTYDVGGIPALRGVDLEVEKGELMAIVGPNAAGKSTLARAVKGLIKPQSGRIVIDGQPVEGNSPDGRVGYLLSNPENQLVTSIVEEDVAFGLETQGVEPSIIRAAVDRTLNMLGIERFRRAMPHRMSCGQQQMVALAGALAPDPDVLVLDEPTAYLDPIGGAAVMKVLEGLAEDGRTIIFITHDMEEASRAHRIAMMVNGRVDRVSGPYELFRDQEAVKLGRLKQPFAVMLTQGLELGGITLPQPSACLDSVVPMMTNLLEGRPVAPPLTVGFLKGKGENRDNRRGLSYCDVSFRYRSSGPGGVEVLKGLDLEARKGSMMVLCGANGTGKSTLLQMANGLLKPDAGHVLLEGDTLEKAARLPGGIPARAAILFQNPERQVFAETVFDDVAFGPRNLGAGESEVRARVMEAIEWTGLSPRILRRSPFRLSGGQLRRVAIAGILAMKPHLIVLDEPTDGLDPLGAGELISRAAQYVKSTGTTVLMATHRVPESNIQGCDLAILDGGRIAACGYSEEILFGAQSSLSLEFMPPHIRVQHELIRRGRNIPEPSLDVGGAVDALVKAVKGF from the coding sequence ATGCCGTATCTCTCCATTAAAGACCTTTGCTATACCTACGATGTCGGGGGTATTCCCGCCTTGCGTGGTGTTGACCTTGAGGTGGAGAAGGGCGAACTGATGGCGATCGTTGGTCCCAATGCCGCCGGCAAAAGCACCCTGGCCCGTGCCGTCAAAGGGTTGATAAAACCCCAGTCCGGGAGAATAGTCATTGATGGACAGCCCGTGGAAGGGAATTCCCCCGATGGCAGGGTAGGCTATCTTCTCTCCAACCCTGAAAACCAGCTGGTTACCTCCATTGTTGAGGAGGACGTTGCCTTCGGGCTTGAAACACAGGGCGTTGAACCATCGATCATCAGGGCCGCGGTGGATCGTACCCTCAACATGCTCGGTATTGAGCGGTTCCGGCGGGCCATGCCTCATCGCATGTCATGTGGTCAGCAGCAGATGGTCGCGCTGGCCGGAGCGCTTGCACCGGATCCCGATGTTCTCGTTCTCGACGAGCCCACCGCTTACCTTGACCCCATAGGGGGTGCCGCGGTGATGAAGGTTCTGGAGGGGCTTGCCGAAGATGGCCGGACCATCATTTTCATCACTCACGACATGGAGGAGGCATCGCGGGCCCACAGGATTGCCATGATGGTCAATGGCCGGGTAGACCGGGTGTCCGGGCCATACGAATTGTTCCGTGACCAGGAGGCCGTAAAGCTTGGGAGACTGAAACAGCCGTTCGCGGTGATGTTGACCCAGGGGTTGGAATTGGGAGGGATCACCCTGCCGCAACCGAGCGCCTGTCTGGATAGTGTGGTGCCCATGATGACGAATCTTCTGGAGGGTCGTCCAGTCGCCCCGCCCCTTACGGTCGGCTTTCTGAAAGGGAAAGGGGAGAATCGGGACAACCGGCGCGGCCTGAGTTATTGTGACGTCAGCTTCCGATACAGGTCTTCCGGTCCGGGTGGAGTCGAGGTCCTCAAGGGACTGGATCTTGAGGCTCGGAAGGGCTCAATGATGGTGCTGTGCGGGGCCAACGGTACGGGTAAGAGCACATTGCTCCAGATGGCCAACGGCCTTCTGAAACCGGATGCCGGCCACGTTCTGTTGGAAGGGGATACCCTGGAAAAGGCGGCCCGCCTCCCGGGAGGAATCCCTGCCCGCGCCGCTATCCTCTTTCAGAACCCTGAACGGCAGGTCTTTGCCGAGACCGTGTTCGACGATGTGGCGTTCGGTCCCAGGAACCTTGGCGCCGGCGAGAGTGAGGTCAGGGCCCGCGTAATGGAGGCAATAGAATGGACCGGCCTTTCCCCCCGGATTCTCAGGCGGTCCCCCTTCAGACTCTCCGGCGGCCAGTTGAGAAGAGTGGCTATTGCGGGGATACTGGCCATGAAACCCCATCTCATCGTCCTGGACGAACCCACGGATGGTCTCGATCCTCTTGGGGCCGGTGAGCTGATTTCCAGGGCTGCCCAGTATGTGAAGAGTACCGGCACAACCGTTCTCATGGCGACCCACAGGGTCCCGGAATCCAATATCCAGGGATGTGATCTTGCGATCCTCGACGGGGGGAGGATCGCTGCATGCGGTTATTCGGAGGAAATCCTGTTCGGAGCCCAATCCTCCCTTTCCCTGGAATTCATGCCTCCTCACATCCGGGTTCAGCATGAGCTGATCAGGAGGGGAAGGAACATTCCGGAACCCTCCCTGGATGTTGGGGGAGCGGTTGATGCGCTTGTAAAGGCGGTGAAGGGTTTTTAA
- the lepA gene encoding elongation factor 4, which translates to MKQDQIRNFSIIAHIDHGKSTLADRILEITGAVAKRDMTEQILDSMDIERERGITIKAQTARLSYRAHDGQTYQLNLIDTPGHVDFTYEVSRSLAACEGAVLVVDASQGVEAQTIANAYLAVEQDLVIIPVINKIDLPSADPGRVKEELKSVLGIDAEDVLEVSAKDGTGVSSLLEAIVKGVPPPKGDPSGLTRALIMDSWYDNYVGVVSLLRVFDGILRPKDEIRLMAQGGLHSVGELGVFTPAAVGVSSLSAGEVGYLVTGIKDIRVMQVGDTVTERARPASTPLPGFRAVRPMVFAGLYPAVSEDFSALREALERLQLNDSSLVYGPETSEALGFGFRCGFLGMLHMEVVQERLERHFELDLVTTAPTVVYRVKRTEGGWSEVDNPARLPVAGDVEEIHEPYVRATIMVPDDYLGGVLALLTERRGEQRAMSYLEGRRVILEYDLPLSEVIFDFYDRLKSISRGYASFDYDPEGYRPGDLVKLDLRVNGESVDALSTIVPREKAYYRGRDLARKMKGLIPRQMFEVVIQAAIGNRVIAREVVKALRKNVLAKCYGGDVTRKRKLLEKQKEGKKRMKNVGKVQIPQDAFMAILRVED; encoded by the coding sequence TTGAAACAGGATCAGATCAGAAATTTTTCCATAATAGCTCATATAGATCACGGCAAGTCCACCCTGGCTGACAGGATTCTTGAGATTACCGGGGCGGTAGCCAAAAGGGACATGACTGAGCAGATCCTCGACTCCATGGATATCGAGCGGGAGAGGGGCATCACCATCAAGGCCCAGACGGCCCGCCTGTCCTACCGGGCACATGACGGACAGACCTATCAGTTAAATCTCATTGACACACCGGGACACGTGGATTTTACATACGAGGTCTCCCGTTCCCTCGCCGCCTGTGAAGGCGCGGTCCTGGTGGTGGACGCGTCTCAGGGTGTGGAGGCCCAGACAATTGCCAACGCCTACCTTGCTGTGGAGCAGGATCTGGTGATAATCCCGGTCATAAACAAGATTGACCTTCCCAGCGCGGACCCCGGCCGCGTCAAGGAAGAGCTGAAATCCGTCCTTGGAATTGACGCTGAGGATGTTCTGGAGGTCAGCGCCAAGGATGGCACCGGCGTTTCATCCCTGCTGGAGGCCATCGTCAAGGGGGTGCCGCCTCCAAAGGGTGATCCTTCCGGCCTGACCAGGGCCCTTATCATGGATTCCTGGTACGACAACTATGTGGGAGTCGTGTCCCTGCTCAGGGTCTTCGATGGGATTCTGAGGCCGAAGGACGAGATCCGTCTGATGGCCCAGGGGGGGCTCCACAGCGTGGGGGAACTGGGTGTTTTTACCCCGGCAGCTGTGGGCGTTTCAAGCCTCTCCGCGGGCGAGGTCGGATACCTGGTGACCGGGATCAAAGACATCAGGGTGATGCAGGTTGGGGACACGGTAACGGAGCGGGCCAGGCCCGCTTCTACACCCCTGCCGGGATTTCGTGCCGTACGTCCCATGGTATTCGCAGGACTTTACCCTGCTGTAAGCGAGGATTTTTCCGCCCTTCGGGAAGCTCTGGAGAGGCTTCAGCTCAACGATTCCTCCCTTGTCTACGGACCGGAGACCTCCGAAGCCCTTGGTTTCGGATTCAGGTGCGGTTTTTTGGGGATGCTGCACATGGAGGTGGTCCAGGAACGCCTCGAACGTCACTTCGAATTGGATCTTGTGACCACCGCGCCCACCGTAGTCTACCGGGTTAAAAGAACGGAGGGTGGATGGTCTGAGGTGGACAACCCGGCCCGGCTGCCGGTGGCCGGCGATGTTGAGGAGATCCATGAGCCCTATGTCCGTGCCACCATCATGGTTCCCGACGACTACCTCGGAGGGGTACTGGCCCTCCTCACGGAGAGGAGAGGCGAGCAGCGGGCCATGAGCTACCTGGAAGGGCGAAGGGTCATTCTGGAGTACGATCTTCCCCTATCGGAGGTTATCTTCGATTTCTACGACAGGCTCAAGTCCATCAGCAGAGGGTACGCGTCCTTCGATTACGATCCTGAAGGATACCGCCCGGGGGATCTGGTCAAACTGGACCTCAGGGTTAACGGCGAGTCGGTTGACGCTCTGTCTACCATTGTTCCCAGGGAGAAAGCCTATTACAGGGGGCGCGACCTGGCCAGAAAGATGAAGGGCCTGATCCCGCGCCAGATGTTCGAGGTGGTCATCCAGGCTGCCATAGGCAACAGGGTAATCGCCCGGGAGGTCGTAAAGGCTCTGAGGAAAAATGTCCTTGCCAAATGCTATGGCGGTGACGTAACACGTAAAAGAAAACTGCTGGAGAAGCAGAAGGAAGGGAAGAAGAGGATGAAGAACGTGGGCAAGGTACAGATACCCCAGGACGCCTTTATGGCCATTCTCAGGGTGGAGGATTGA
- a CDS encoding DNA-directed RNA polymerase subunit alpha, translated as MDTNWKSLTRPTKLEFDNDSKTDTFCRFSTEPFERGYATTLGNALRRVLISSLQGAAVTAFRIEGVLHEFSTIPGTYEDVTQIILNLKELRFLVHSEEQKIVSLDVSKEGLITAGDIITDQDVEILTPTNPVATLEKGAHLKMEIVIRLNKGFITSDRNKNEDLPVDFIAIDSIHSPVVKVNYRAENARVGRMTNFDRLIMEITTDGSLLPEDALAYAAKIIKEHMNLFINFEETATVEAETEKENVEEKKNLHEKLNRHVNELELSVRSINCLQNADIDTIGELVQRTEPEMLKTKNFGRKSLNELKEILLEMGLTFGMDVKGWEPSTEGEEELPPVDD; from the coding sequence GAAGAGTCTGACCCGCCCAACAAAACTGGAATTCGACAACGATTCGAAAACCGACACGTTCTGCCGTTTTTCCACTGAACCCTTTGAGCGGGGGTATGCCACCACCCTTGGCAACGCACTGAGGAGGGTGTTGATTTCCTCTCTGCAGGGGGCAGCCGTGACCGCCTTTCGCATCGAAGGTGTCCTACACGAGTTTTCAACGATCCCCGGGACCTATGAGGATGTAACCCAGATAATCCTCAACCTGAAGGAGCTCCGGTTCCTGGTGCACTCCGAGGAGCAGAAGATTGTTTCCCTGGACGTCAGCAAAGAGGGGTTGATTACTGCAGGCGACATCATAACCGACCAGGATGTTGAAATACTCACCCCCACCAATCCCGTTGCGACCCTGGAGAAGGGTGCCCACCTGAAGATGGAGATCGTCATAAGGTTAAACAAGGGGTTTATCACCAGCGACAGGAACAAGAATGAGGATCTCCCCGTGGATTTCATTGCCATCGACTCCATCCATTCCCCTGTGGTCAAGGTGAACTACCGGGCTGAAAACGCACGTGTGGGACGGATGACAAATTTCGACAGGCTGATTATGGAAATTACCACCGATGGCAGCCTGCTTCCCGAGGATGCTCTGGCCTACGCCGCCAAGATCATCAAGGAGCACATGAACCTCTTCATCAACTTTGAGGAGACCGCTACGGTGGAGGCGGAGACAGAAAAGGAGAACGTGGAGGAGAAGAAAAACCTCCACGAGAAGCTCAATAGACATGTCAATGAGCTGGAGCTTTCCGTCAGATCCATTAACTGCCTGCAGAACGCAGACATCGACACCATCGGCGAACTGGTCCAGAGAACCGAACCGGAGATGCTCAAAACCAAAAACTTCGGAAGGAAATCGCTCAACGAACTCAAGGAGATCCTTTTGGAAATGGGATTGACCTTCGGGATGGACGTGAAAGGATGGGAACCTTCCACGGAGGGAGAAGAGGAACTTCCTCCAGTGGACGACTGA
- a CDS encoding bifunctional folylpolyglutamate synthase/dihydrofolate synthase — MTYQEAVDYISGLTEMSIKPGRERIAEALAILKRPFSEYPHVLIGGTNGKGSTLAFMGAVLDAAGYRAGLFTSPHLFRFEERIRVGPDSLPSEVLPVLVEEIRALNVPLSYFEFATAMALLYFARMKVDIALLEVGLGGRWDATNATDPILSIVTGVALDHTEWLGHSVEAVAVEKAQIMRPGRSVVVGRLPEEAERVVLREAAACGADVVLFDRDFSIRSGPGGLLYRGRSWRLERIVPGLRGVFQQDNAGCALAALERLEEHGFHFSREAILQGVRKAVWPGRFQSVVRDGRAGIIVDSAHNPHGIRALIRSLPEEEKPPIWLISALREKNVRGMAREIARVGGPVFLVPLDHPRAMAVREMSRFFEEAGIRCGVYPDVDVGLSEAEHVAAERGGRVVAAGSVVLAAKILELCSVRPGGTMENIP; from the coding sequence ATGACCTATCAAGAGGCCGTGGATTATATTTCCGGCCTCACCGAGATGAGCATAAAACCAGGGCGAGAAAGGATCGCTGAGGCGCTTGCGATTCTGAAACGCCCTTTTTCTGAGTATCCCCATGTTCTCATTGGCGGTACCAACGGAAAGGGTTCCACCCTGGCCTTCATGGGGGCGGTCCTCGATGCCGCGGGATACCGTGCCGGTCTTTTCACCTCTCCCCACCTTTTTCGTTTCGAGGAGAGGATCCGTGTGGGGCCCGATTCACTGCCCTCCGAAGTCCTGCCGGTCCTGGTCGAGGAGATCAGGGCGTTGAATGTTCCCCTTTCCTATTTTGAGTTTGCAACGGCCATGGCGCTGCTTTATTTTGCCCGTATGAAGGTGGATATAGCCCTTTTGGAGGTTGGCCTTGGGGGGCGATGGGACGCGACGAATGCCACGGATCCGATCCTGTCCATCGTTACGGGCGTGGCGCTGGACCATACGGAATGGTTGGGGCACAGCGTGGAGGCCGTCGCCGTAGAAAAGGCGCAGATTATGCGTCCCGGCAGATCCGTAGTTGTCGGGAGGCTCCCGGAGGAAGCCGAAAGGGTAGTGCTTAGAGAGGCGGCCGCATGCGGCGCCGATGTGGTTCTTTTTGACCGGGATTTTTCCATTCGTTCAGGCCCCGGCGGTCTCCTTTACCGGGGTCGATCCTGGCGCCTGGAAAGGATCGTACCCGGCCTTAGGGGTGTTTTTCAGCAGGATAATGCCGGTTGCGCTCTTGCGGCGCTCGAACGGCTGGAGGAACATGGATTCCATTTCTCCCGGGAGGCCATTCTCCAGGGGGTTCGGAAAGCCGTTTGGCCCGGCAGGTTTCAATCGGTTGTCAGGGACGGCAGGGCCGGGATTATCGTTGATTCGGCACATAACCCCCATGGAATACGGGCGCTCATTCGTTCTCTCCCGGAGGAGGAAAAACCGCCCATATGGCTGATTTCAGCCCTGAGGGAGAAAAATGTCCGCGGTATGGCCCGTGAGATCGCTCGGGTGGGCGGACCCGTCTTCCTGGTGCCCCTCGATCACCCTAGAGCCATGGCTGTTCGGGAGATGTCGAGGTTTTTCGAAGAGGCGGGAATAAGATGTGGTGTCTATCCCGACGTTGATGTCGGCCTGTCGGAGGCTGAACATGTGGCGGCTGAAAGGGGCGGCAGGGTGGTTGCGGCCGGGTCGGTGGTCCTGGCCGCCAAGATCCTTGAGCTTTGCTCCGTGAGGCCGGGCGGGACCATGGAGAATATCCCGTGA
- a CDS encoding acetyl-CoA carboxylase carboxyltransferase subunit beta, with protein sequence MVSWFKKRSSRPGRSERRKVAVPEGLWVKCNNCGQISYSKEIDRNLKVCPKCDYHFRITARERIALLVDKGSFEEFDSAIESMDPLHFKDSQKYTDRLKKAKKKTGLSDAVISGVCTIDGQRAILSVFDFFFMGGSMGSVAGEKVTRAVERAVLDRCGLVIISSSGGARMQEGALSLMQMAKSSAALARLRREGLPYISILTDPTTGGVTASFAMLGDVNITEPKALIGFAGPRVIEQTIRQELPDGFQRSEFLLEHGMVDCIVSRKEIKSTVASLLAAFTGQ encoded by the coding sequence ATGGTTTCCTGGTTTAAAAAGCGATCCTCACGTCCGGGGCGTTCTGAGCGGCGCAAGGTAGCTGTTCCCGAGGGCCTATGGGTCAAGTGCAATAACTGTGGACAGATTTCCTACAGCAAGGAGATCGACCGGAACCTGAAGGTCTGTCCCAAATGTGATTATCATTTCCGGATCACCGCCCGGGAGAGGATTGCGCTCCTCGTGGATAAAGGGTCCTTCGAGGAGTTCGATTCCGCCATCGAGAGCATGGATCCCCTCCATTTCAAGGATTCGCAGAAGTATACGGATCGCCTCAAAAAGGCCAAAAAGAAGACCGGCCTGTCCGATGCCGTAATCTCGGGTGTATGCACCATCGATGGTCAAAGGGCGATCCTGTCAGTTTTTGACTTCTTCTTCATGGGGGGCAGCATGGGATCCGTTGCAGGAGAGAAGGTGACAAGGGCCGTGGAGAGGGCCGTTTTGGACCGCTGTGGCCTTGTCATCATTTCTTCCTCCGGGGGGGCCAGAATGCAGGAAGGCGCCCTGTCCCTCATGCAGATGGCCAAGTCCAGCGCGGCCCTTGCAAGGCTGAGAAGGGAAGGTCTCCCCTATATTTCAATCCTTACAGATCCTACCACCGGCGGTGTAACCGCGAGCTTCGCCATGCTGGGGGACGTGAATATCACGGAACCTAAGGCCCTTATCGGATTTGCGGGACCAAGGGTAATCGAGCAGACCATCAGGCAGGAACTGCCGGATGGCTTCCAGAGATCAGAGTTTCTTCTGGAACACGGAATGGTGGACTGCATCGTCTCCCGTAAGGAGATCAAGAGCACGGTCGCCAGTCTTCTTGCGGCCTTTACCGGGCAATGA